The genomic stretch CTCATGACACAATCTTAGTTTGCCCTTCTCTCCTGACCATGCAGTGTGTATATAATGGAGGTGCAGAATTAAATGAGGTAAAACAGAGGAAAAGACCGACCTATGTGAATAATAAATGGGTGTACCTGGTGTTGTAAGTAAATTACATGATGTAATaaatatattacaatgagtAGAAAATGCTTATTTGGCCCTCAAAATATAGAAATAGTAAAAAATACGGAGTTGGCTTAGGCGGTTGTCATTGACGAATGACATAAGGTCCAGTGAACAAAGTACCTAGAACCTAAATATAATCATCCGAGTGGATGTACATACAGTTAAAATATACTTACAACATGTGACCAACACATTACAATATGTATAACTTATTGTACACGGAGTTGTATTTGTACATACATAATATCGTTGTCTTAGAGTATAATAGGATTTGGTGTACGAGTATTTgtacaatattaatcatatcgATGAACGTAATAATAGGATTTGGTATACGAATAATGTGTGTAACATAACACATTATGAAtggtaatatacatttatgttgTCGTTTATGTACATACCATTCATGAACTGCTGCAAATTAAGGTGTTTGATGCATAATTAGTAGGAGCAGAAGTAATGGATTGTAACAAATTGGTAGAAGATAGGACCCCTAAATTAGAAATGGAGTTCAATAGTGAAGAGGATGCGCACAAGTTTTACAACAACTATGCCTTTAAAACGGATTTTAATGTATGCAAAGACTATCTAAATAAAGACAAAGACGGTGTGACGACGTCTAGGAGATATAGTTACTGCAAGGAAGGTGTAAAACGCAAGTACGAAGGTGATGTGATGCCAAAAAGGACACGAGCGCCGACGAAAACAGGGTGTGGAACTAAAATGGTTATTGTGTTGCTTAGAGAGATAATGAAGTACCGTGTACATGACCTTATCTTAGAACATAACCATGAGTTGCACATTGCTTAATGTTCGCACATGATGCCATTACAAAGAAAAGTGAGTGAGGCTCAAGGATTCCAAGTTGAAACAAGCGAGGATGCTGGGATTTCATTGAAACAGAGCCATGAGCTTATGGGAAAGGAGGCAGGTGGGATGAAAAATGTGGGATATACTCGGGAAGACCTGAAACGATATCTTCTTACTCGATGGGAAAGGAGTTTGAAATATAGAGAAGCAGGTAGCATGCTGAATTATTTTCAAGAGCAAACACTCTAGAATCCATCCTTTTTTCATGCCGTACAGCTGAATTGTGAAGGGCAGATAACTAATATCTTTTGGCCTGATGTaggaatgttaattgattaCAACTTTTTTGGAGACGTAGTCACATTCGACACAAcctacaaaataaataaagaatacCTCCCACTTGGAGTGTTTGTGGGTTTTAACCAACATAGGCGAATTGTGATATTCGGTGCTGCCCTTATGTGTGATGAGACTATAGATTCTTTCAAATAGGTATTTGGTACATTTCTAGAAGTAATGTGCGGAAAGCGTCCAAATACCATATTAACCGATCAAGATCACGCCATGGCAGCCGCTCTTTCAGTTGTCATGCCAGAAACATTTCACGATCTATGTACGTTTCACATAAGGCGTAATTTTATGAAACATCTTGGCAATCATTACAAGAAAAATAGTGATATTCCATACATGTTTGGTGCCTGCATGTATGAGTTTGAAGAAGTGGAACAGTTCAATAGGGTGTGGGAGGCGATGGTGAAAAAATACAATCTTGAAAATAATAAATGGCTTTTCGAGTTGTATCGAATTCGTGATGAGTGGGCAAGGTGTATGATGAAAGAAAGATAGACCGCGGGAATGCAAAGCACCCAATTTAGCGAAAGCCTAAATGTAGCaattaaaaatcatttgaaactggATCATGATCTTGTGCAGTTCTTTAGACATTTCAATCGAGTGATTGATGATAAGAGACATAATGAACTCATCGCAGATTATGAAATGAGGCAAAAGCTCCCTATGGTTGGGTTGAGACAAACACCTGTGCTTGTACATGCAGCAGAGACGTATTCACCCATCGTATTTGTTGCATTCCAAAATGAATATGGCGAGTCAACAGCTATGGTTATATTGAGACAACAAGATGCAGGGATGTTTGTAGAGTTTGCGGTCATGAGATATGATGGAGGATGTGAAAGAATAGTGGTATTCAATCGGAATGATCTAAGTGTACATTGTAGTTGCAAAAAATACGAGAATGAAGGAATTTTGTGTGGACACTCATTGAAGGTGTTTGATACCGTAGGCATAAAGACAATTCCTTTTGAATACGTTAAGAGACGATGGACAAGAAGAGCTCGAGCTGGAGACTGTTTTGATCGGTAAGGACGGGAAATTATAGCTGATCCAAAAGCAATCATTTCAACTAGTTATCGGGAGCTCGCTCCAGCCATGATTAAGGTCGCAACTCGAACAGCAATGTCGGAGGACACCAGTAAAATAGCAATCACTGTCACATCCGATTTGGCAAAGAGAGTTGAACTCTTCCTCTCAGAAAGCGAAGAGCAACCtttgcaaaatcaaaaaaatctgaATGTCGAGAAataggataaaattgaaattgtaaATGAAATGAGGGAGGCAGTAGTCGCAAGAGGCATTAAAAAATGAGGTGGTGGGAAGAAAATTAGAATGATGCGAAGTTGGGTTGATAAATTTGACagagtaaaaagaaaatctagaCTGTCAAGGACTACACAGACTACggtatggatcaaattttggtaCTAGGGGAACATTTATGCTAAAACTAAGTTATCGTTATACTATTAACTAAAGTTTAGGTACCATTAATTATGAAATAATATTATTGCCGTGTCAATACTGTAGGTCTCAGAATCGGAGCCGACATCTGTTTCATTTGAGGAATACATGTTTATGGGATGCTGTTCATCTACTGATTCTGTTTCGATTAGTATAAAATGGACATGACTGTTGCTTTTATTTAGATGTTTCTAACAGCATAAATAGTTACATTGATGTTACATTGTGTGACAATGTTGTTATGGCCGTCATCCCTTCTGATATACCTATTTTATTTGTCTTATACAATGAATTGGCCCATACGAAACTCGTAGACCCATTCAATGAGTCAGACAGTGAATGGCCCTCCAAACGCTGTTGCTCCTGATATCGATGAAAGTGAAACGGTATGCATATATTTAGTAGTTAAAATAAAGACCTTCTTATTCGTGTAGTAGAactatctttttttctttaattgtaatTGTGGGCACCCGAACGTTGTCAAATCATGCAAATTATGTAGTTAACGTCTGTTCGCTTTAATaacatattattttttattatgcgAACCTCCACCGTTTGACTAATCAGGGGCCTCCTGCAAGTGTCCCTACAGAATGGATGCATCCcaaattatctatttttttcaaCCATAACGCCGTCAGAGATATTTTAATGGTCTGATATATCATTTTTGTTATAATGTCTAGTCTAATTTAACGTTATAAGTGAGCAATATAGGCACTGGTAATGATTTGTGGACAGCCAATTACTTATACTACGTAATGTAAGAGGAGCGTGCGGCAATTTCAACACACTGTGATGTTGATGCATATCATGTATTTGCACCATCACCGCAGGTGACAAACTTTTATCATTAAAGCACATGTTTATGTAATATTGttaattggagacttggatATCGTATATCATTAATTGTATGTTTCATTAATAATATTTGCTGATTTGCCATCGTTTCGCATTTCAGGGAGGAAATAACACTCAGGGATTGCAACTACGCGTTGATGTGGCCTCTCCCGAGAATGAGATTGATGAATGATGTGTAACTATACTTTTTGAACGAGACATTAAGTGGCTGTTCCAACCTGAAAATTCTGCATATGTATGTTACAAGCAATTAATAATCTGTTACAACTTATTGACGAGGTTGTACAGGCACCATTGATGTACGAGGATCTTTGTATTACAAGGATGAGTATTACGGATAGTATCACAAGCTTATATCAGTAGGTATTACTCCTTCAGTATAGAAATGAAG from Coffea eugenioides isolate CCC68of unplaced genomic scaffold, Ceug_1.0 ScVebR1_2057;HRSCAF=3018, whole genome shotgun sequence encodes the following:
- the LOC113756199 gene encoding protein FAR1-RELATED SEQUENCE 5-like: MDCNKLVEDRTPKLEMEFNSEEDAHKFYNNYAFKTDFNVCKDYLNKDKDGVTTSRRYSYCKEGVKRKYEGDVMPKRTRAPTKTGCGTKMVIVLLREIMKYRVHDLILEHNHELHIA